One genomic window of Aricia agestis chromosome 7, ilAriAges1.1, whole genome shotgun sequence includes the following:
- the LOC121728982 gene encoding uncharacterized protein LOC121728982 — MVRCRRGLRPACVMVLWLLTCVNEFDALKIVKLIVPDVIQYGAQDTALLDCDYTYGNDTQGMVLKWFFQSRMRPVYQWIAGHMPQAINVLRGRVDLTYRASEDPFKMYRAIKIVKMSTELSGEYTCVISTFMAEDDATKRMVVFAPETSFRLIQNKSDDDTVNVICAADGAFPAPILTLSTPERRLDDVSHSAELVGDRYSAVAKVTLRDEILPSPAEFVCTLRIPSANYVVRKEAIYYPGPISTTPEIVTAVDMQLAAAVGSSGTSLCLLTWALQLMLAQILLV, encoded by the exons ATGGTGCGGTGTAGGCGCGGGCTGCGGCCGGCGTGTGTGATGGTCCTATGGCTGCTTACCTGCGTTAACG AATTCGATGCCCTTAAAATAGTGAAGCTAATAGTGCCAGACGTGATACAATATGGTGCGCAGGACACAGCGCTTTTGGACTGTGATTACACGTACGGGAACGATACCCAGGGGATGGTGCTAAAGTGGTTCTTTCAGAGTAGGATGCGGCCAGTGTACCAGTGGATCGCCGGTCACATGCCACAAGCTATCAACGTGCTGCGCGGACGAGTGGACCTGACGTACCGCGCTTCCGAAGACCCATTCAAGATGTACCGCGCGATAAAGATCGTGAAGATGAGCACCGAACTCTCCGGGGAGTACACTTGTGTGATCTCGACCTTCATGGCCGAGGACGATGCTACCAAGAGGATGGTCGTGTTCG CGCCGGAGACGAGTTTCCGTCTGATCCAGAACAAGAGTGACGACGACACCGTCAACGTGATCTGCGCGGCCGACGGCGCCTTCCCCGCGCCCATCCTCACACTTTCCACGCCCGAAAG GCGTTTGGACGACGTTTCACATAGCGCAGAACTAGTCGGTGATCGTTACTCCGCCGTCGCCAAGGTCACACTCAGGGATGAGATCTTGCCATCACCTGCAGAGTTCGTCTGCACCCTGCGGATCCCCTCAGCCAATTACGTCGTGAGGAAAGAGGCGATCTACTACCCGG GTCCAATAAGCACCACGCCCGAGATTGTGACAGCAGTGGACATGCAGCTGGCAGCTGCAGTGGGGTCCTCAG gcACATCATTGTGTCTTCTGACGTGGGCACTTCAGTTGATGTTGGCTCAAATATTGTTAGTCTAG